CCGGGGCATGCTTTATGCCTGTTATATTGGCCCTGATGGATAAGCCTGCCCATTACATTGTTATTGCCCTGCTTACCGCATTATTGATACTTGTGGCCCACAGTGAAAATATTAACAGGATAATCACGGGGTCTGAAAGGAGATGGAGAAATTGATCATGAAAGATGCTCCAGCAGCCTTTCAAGCTCCTCATCCGAATTAAAGAATATGTTGATCTGCCCCTTTTTTCCCTGCCTTTTTATCTCTACCTTTGTACCAAGCGCCCTTTTTAAACCGTCAGCGAGTGTATCTATATAGTATTCATCTTCACCCTTCTCCTTTTTCACTGGTTTTTTGGTAGCGGCCTTTTTTATCAGGTTTTCTGTCTGCCTTACAGAAAGCTCCCCCTTTATTATTATATCCCTGAAACTCTTCTGCTCCCCGGGTGTCTTTAGCCCGGCAAGTACACGGGCATGACCCATTGTAAGGTTACCATCTATCACATCCTTCTGCACATCTATCGGAAGAGAAAGCAGCCTTAATAGATTCGTGATGGTTGACCTGTCTTTACCCACCCGTTGGGCAAGTGTCTCCTGGGTTGTATTTGAGTTCTCAAGCCACCTCTGATATGCCTGGGCCTCTTCGATGGGGTTAAGATCCCTCCTGTGGATATTTTCAAT
The Desulfatiglans sp. DNA segment above includes these coding regions:
- a CDS encoding ParB/RepB/Spo0J family partition protein encodes the protein MIKRKALGRGLSALIPDAEDTEKEAPKSGEYFQCPVDAIEPNPMQPRQNFEDAAIEELAGSIREKGVITPILVSKNRDGYQLIAGERRWRAAQRAGLETVPVVVKETTPIESLELALIENIHRRDLNPIEEAQAYQRWLENSNTTQETLAQRVGKDRSTITNLLRLLSLPIDVQKDVIDGNLTMGHARVLAGLKTPGEQKSFRDIIIKGELSVRQTENLIKKAATKKPVKKEKGEDEYYIDTLADGLKRALGTKVEIKRQGKKGQINIFFNSDEELERLLEHLS